From Plasmodium brasilianum strain Bolivian I chromosome 3, whole genome shotgun sequence, the proteins below share one genomic window:
- a CDS encoding exosome complex component CSL4: MFYIVDTNYLFMFTIIIISSSSSSSSSSSSSSSSSSSSSSSSSSSSSSSSSSSSSSSSSSSSSSSSSSSSSSSSSSSSSSSSSSSSSSSSSSSSSSKSSNTFFTQYS, from the coding sequence ATGTTTTACATTGTCGACACTAATTACCTTTTTATGTTCaccattattatcatcagtagtagtagtagcagtagtagcagtagcagtagtagcagtagtagtagtagcagcagtagtagtagcagcagtagtagtagcagcagtagtagtagcagcagtagtagtagcagcagtagtagtagcagcagtagtagtagcagcagtagtagtagcagcagtagtagtagcagcagtagtagcagtagtagcagtagtagcagtagtagcagtagtagtagtagtagcagcaaGAGTagtaatactttttttaccCAATATAGCTGA